A single region of the Kwoniella botswanensis chromosome 1, complete sequence genome encodes:
- a CDS encoding CDK-activating kinase assembly factor MAT1: MSSSSRVPMRKPPASSSSSRGKPQIPIRKGQRVGTNAKGTEDGYLYVAGVRDPSKRVTEFRTEQDVCPICHTDRQFNQNLRLLVSPCYHKMCESCIDRLFTLGPEPCPQCGRILRKVNFAHQTFEDLKVEKEVAVRRRMAQVFNKRREDFGSDKEYDNYLEEVEDLTFNLLNDIDVEKTEKRISEFEKSNASLIASNQEKAALEAMSQAEREEVERRAREERMRMVEEAERVEREEEERVKKEVTEALAKGDSRLARELEIQSRTAKQLRQEALFKFIPPSLLLQQSTQDEIQHLSPLSPNYNGPFVPIPYSNPDTAQYNQWYELKVDGEYADGRSGVIFAKTDERVRGGGWDLGLFWEMEIRAAVEAVGVEPLV; the protein is encoded by the exons atgtcatcctcatcccgAGTACCAATGCGGAAACCGCccgcttcctcctcttcatcccgCGGCAAGCCTCAGATACCTATCCGAAAGGGACAGAGGGTAGGAACCAATGCAAAGGGGACTGAAGATGGGTATTTGTACGTTGCTGGAGTGAGAGATCCAAGCAAGAGAGTAACAGAGTTTAGG ACTGAACAAGATGTATGTCCAATATGTCATACGGATAGACAATTCAATCAGAATCTACGACTACTAGTCTCACCATGTTATCAtaagat GTGCGAATCATGTATAGATCGATTATTCACTTTAGGTCCTGAACCATGTCCTCAATGTGGGAGGATATTGAGAAAAGTCAATTTCGCACATCAGACGTTTGAAGATCTGAAGGTTGAGAAAGAAGTAGCGGTGAGACGTAGGATGGCTCAGGT GTTCAACAAACGCAGGGAAGATTTCGGGAGTGATAAGGAGTATGACAACTACCTagaggaagtagaagatCTGA CATTCAACCTTCTCAATGACATCGACGTGGAAAAGACCGAAAAGCGGATAAGCGAATTCGAAAAATCGAATGCGtctttgatagcttccaACCAGGAGAAAGCAGCTCTCGAGGCCATGTCTCAGGCTGAGCGGGAAGAAGTGGAGAGGAGAGcgagggaagagaggatgaggatggtggaagaggCTGAGAGGGtagagagggaggaggaagagagggttAAAAAGGAGGTTACCGAGGCTTTG GCAAAAGGAGATTCAAGACTAGCAAGAGAACTGGAAATCCAATCCCGTACAGCCAAACAACTCCGTCAAGAAGCTTTATTCAAATTCATCCCTCCATCTTTACTCTTACAACAATCGACCCAGGATGAGATCCAACATTtatcacctctttcaccaAATTATAATGGACCTTTCGTTCCGATACCGTACTCGAACCCTGATACAGCTCAGTATAATCAGTGGTACGAATTGAAGGTCGATGGGGAATATGCGGATGGTAGATCGGGTGTGATATTTGCGAAGACCGATGAGCGAGTCagaggaggtggatgggaTCTGGGATTGTTCTGGGAGATGGAAATTAGAGCGGCGGTAGAGGCCGTAGGGGTTGAACCGCTGGTATGA
- a CDS encoding thioredoxin reductase: MAPIPNGETAIHVVEPKTKGEKSKKQHSQVVIIGSGPAGHTAAIYLARANLEPVLYEGMLANGFAPGGQLTTTTEVENFPGFPDGVTGTEMMDKFRAQSERFGTKIITETIARVDLTQRPFKYWTEGEEEEADFMTADTLIIATGASAKRLFLPGEETYWQSGISACAVCDGAVPIFRNKPLAVIGGGDSAAEEATYLTKYGSHVYVLVRRDELRASKIMAKRLVSHPKVTVLWNTVATECKGDGDLLQSLTIKDTKTGEEKDLKVNGLFYAIGHEPATSLVKSQLETDVDGYIKTVPGTAQTSIKGVFAAGDVQDKKYRQAITSAGSGCMAALEAERLISEEEAEDDEIKTEDVHVPSEGYMGADKE; encoded by the exons ATGGCACCTATACCTAATGGAGAGACTGCCATTCACGTGGTTGAACCTAAGACAAAAGGTGAAAAGTCAAAGAAACAACATAGCCAAGTTGTTATCATTGGTTCGGGACCTGCTGGACATACTGCTGCTATTTACTTGGCGAGAGCTAACCTTGAACCCGTCttgtatgag GGTATGCTTGCTAATGG TTTCGCACCTGGTGGTCAACTTACTACTACCACTGAG GTTGAGAACTTCCCTGGTTTCCCTGATGGTGTAACCGGTACAGAGATGATGGACAAATTCAGAGCTCAGAG CGAACGATTTGGTACCAAGATCATCACTGAGACTATCGCCCGAGTCGACCTCACCCAACGACCATTCAAGTACTGgactgaaggtgaagaggaggaagctgatttcatGACTGCTGATAC CCTCATCATCGCTACCGGAGCCTCAGCCAAGAGACTCTTCCTCCCCGGAGAAGAGACCTACTGGCAATCCGGTATCTCAGCTTGTGCCGTCTGTGATGGTGCTGTTCCCATCTTCAGGAACAAGCCTTTGGCCGTTATCGGTGGTGGTGATTCCGCTGCTGAGGAAGCTACCT ACCTCACTAAATACGGTTCTCACGTTTACGTACTTGTCCGAAGGGATGAGCTTAGGGCTTCCAAGATCATGGCTAAGAGGCTGGTTTCACACCCTAAGGTCACTGTTCTCTGGAAC ACCGTAGCAACTGAATGTAAAGGAGATGGAGACCTTCTCCAATCACTTACCATCAAAGATACCAAGACCggtgaagagaaagacctCAAAGTGAACGGTTTGTTCTACGCTATAGGACATGAACCTGCTACTTCATTGGTTAAATCACAATTAGAAACTGATGTAGATGGATATATCAAGACTGTTCCTGGAACCGCTCAAACTTCAATTAAGGGTGTGTTCGCCGCTGGTGATGTCCAAGATAAGAAATACAGACAGGCGATCACATCTGCTGGATCTGGATGTATGGCCGCCTTGGAGGCTGAACGATTGAtctcagaggaagaagccgaagatgatgagatcaagacCGAGGACGTACATGTCCCTTCGGAAGGTTACATGGGAGCTGATAAGGAGTAA
- a CDS encoding mitochondrial import inner membrane translocase subunit TIM8 yields the protein MSAAGIPQLDEASKKELEVFLEQEQAKAKLQASIHELTNTCWNTCITGSISSKFSKSEAQCLENCVDRFLDSSLFIVKQIEAQKQQI from the exons ATGTCAGCCGCCGGTATCCCCCAACTCGACGAAGCTTCCAAG aaggaattggaagtCTTCCTTGAACAAGA ACAAGCTAAAGCTAAATTACAAGCTTCCATTCATGAATTGACCAACACAT GTTGGAACAC CTGTATAACAGGCTCGATCTCATCTAAATTCTCCAAATCCGAAGCCCAATGTCTCGAGAATTGCGTTGATAGATTCCTCGACTCGAGTCTCTTTATAGTCAAGCAGATTGAAGCGCAGAAACAACAGATCTAA